From Streptomyces sp. NBC_00690, a single genomic window includes:
- a CDS encoding DUF3145 domain-containing protein, with protein MTTRGVLYVHSAPRALCPHVEWAVAGVLGLRVQLDWIRQPASPGTWRAEFSWKGEVGTASKLASALRGWHLLRFEVTSEPCATAEGERYSATPDLGIFHAVTGMHGDILIPEDRLRAAMVRSSQGETDLAAEIEKLLGKPWDDELEPFRYAGEGAPVRWLHQVV; from the coding sequence GTGACGACACGCGGCGTTTTGTATGTCCACTCCGCACCACGCGCGCTCTGCCCGCACGTCGAATGGGCGGTGGCTGGCGTGCTCGGTCTGAGGGTTCAGCTTGACTGGATCCGTCAGCCGGCTTCGCCGGGTACCTGGAGAGCCGAGTTCTCCTGGAAGGGTGAGGTGGGGACGGCGTCCAAGCTCGCATCGGCCCTGCGGGGCTGGCACCTGCTGCGTTTCGAGGTGACGTCGGAACCCTGCGCCACGGCCGAGGGCGAGCGCTATAGCGCCACCCCTGACCTGGGAATCTTCCATGCGGTGACGGGAATGCACGGCGACATCCTCATTCCGGAGGACCGGCTGCGAGCTGCCATGGTCCGCTCGTCACAGGGCGAGACCGACCTTGCAGCGGAGATCGAGAAGCTGCTCGGCAAGCCGTGGGACGACGAGTTGGAGCCCTTCCGCTACGCCGGTGAGGGCGCGCCGGTCCGCTGGCTCCACCAGGTCGTCTGA
- a CDS encoding SGNH/GDSL hydrolase family protein, whose product MRGQRTPQNTMQPPRKRPIHQSRGIRTTAALTTAALLTAGALTGCDSPSDTQTKGAPAKKRIIATPVWDRSPDSIAAVGDSITRAFDACVVLSDCPEASWATGTDEKVRSLATRLIGEPATVAQRAWNYARTGAEAADLPAQMTKAAAQKPELVTVMVGANDACADSVTLMTPVEDFRASFSEALRELRRTAPKAHVYVSSVPDLKRLWSTGKENALGRQIWKLGICATMLGDAEDVSAKAHQRRALVQERVVAYNAVLKDVCGKDLRCRYDGGAVFEYRFDGDLLSRWDWFHPSKVGQSRLAEIAYRNVTAAEPPV is encoded by the coding sequence ATGCGCGGACAGCGCACACCGCAGAACACCATGCAGCCACCACGGAAACGACCGATCCATCAGTCACGAGGCATCCGGACGACCGCGGCCCTGACCACAGCCGCGCTCCTCACAGCGGGTGCGCTCACCGGATGTGACTCCCCGTCGGATACGCAGACCAAGGGCGCCCCCGCCAAGAAACGCATCATCGCCACTCCTGTCTGGGATCGCAGCCCCGACTCCATCGCCGCCGTGGGTGACTCCATCACCCGCGCCTTCGACGCGTGCGTCGTGCTCTCCGACTGCCCCGAAGCGTCCTGGGCAACCGGCACGGACGAGAAGGTGCGCAGCCTGGCCACCCGGCTGATCGGTGAACCCGCGACCGTCGCCCAGCGGGCGTGGAACTACGCCCGAACGGGCGCCGAGGCGGCGGACCTCCCGGCCCAGATGACCAAGGCTGCCGCACAGAAGCCGGAACTGGTGACGGTGATGGTGGGTGCGAACGACGCGTGCGCCGATTCGGTGACGCTGATGACCCCGGTGGAGGACTTCCGGGCGTCCTTCAGCGAGGCGTTGCGGGAGTTGCGGCGCACCGCGCCCAAGGCGCACGTCTACGTCTCCAGCGTCCCGGACCTCAAGCGGCTCTGGTCCACCGGCAAGGAGAACGCGTTGGGCCGGCAGATCTGGAAGCTGGGCATCTGCGCCACCATGCTCGGCGATGCGGAGGACGTGAGCGCCAAGGCACACCAGCGCCGGGCGTTGGTGCAGGAGCGGGTCGTCGCGTACAACGCGGTGCTGAAGGACGTCTGCGGAAAGGACCTGCGCTGTCGGTACGACGGCGGGGCGGTGTTCGAGTACCGCTTCGACGGCGACCTGTTGAGCCGGTGGGACTGGTTCCATCCGAGCAAGGTCGGGCAGAGCCGGCTGGCGGAGATCGCCTACCGGAACGTCACGGCGGCCGAGCCGCCTGTCTAG
- a CDS encoding pyroglutamyl peptidase — protein sequence MSPIRARATVVGTALAAALTLSVPLPATASPAPAPTAGATVEEARLAHAVPQEILRRSGFDGEATDLGKALDRARSFGQARKAVQEHGSDLWERAVYRAQGKGPAVGDLSRDDDRPLYWARLSLTLELRQWQPSFRLTDSQRARLLDRLERSSRGQDSIDLPSGKRIKRVVMTGFDPFTLDRDIRISNPSGASALALDGTLIQTAAGPARIETAIFPVRWQDFADGSVERTLRAQLPKADLFTTVSQGRVGRFDIERTNGAWRGGFPDNLNVSRTETVPVADPSSQPQWTSTTLPHARIVASPTGRFPVYDNRAVTEIPAGSTTAVVAPNGPTPGSTARAGGGGDYLSNEIAYRATLLRDRLGLTNAGGHVHTPVLQFGPGNSAEVTDPVFVQNRLDIIAQVRAIIQVAAQP from the coding sequence GTGTCCCCGATACGCGCCCGCGCGACGGTGGTCGGCACCGCTCTGGCCGCCGCGCTCACCCTCTCCGTACCGCTGCCCGCCACGGCTTCGCCCGCCCCTGCCCCCACGGCGGGCGCCACCGTCGAGGAAGCGCGGCTCGCCCATGCGGTGCCGCAGGAGATCCTGCGGCGCAGTGGGTTCGACGGCGAGGCGACCGATCTCGGCAAGGCGCTCGATCGTGCTCGGAGCTTTGGGCAGGCGCGGAAGGCGGTGCAGGAGCACGGCTCCGACCTCTGGGAGCGGGCGGTCTACCGGGCACAGGGCAAGGGTCCCGCGGTGGGCGATCTCAGCAGGGACGACGATCGGCCGTTGTACTGGGCGCGCCTGTCGCTGACGCTGGAGCTGCGCCAGTGGCAGCCCTCCTTCCGGCTGACGGACAGCCAGCGCGCCCGGCTCCTGGACCGGCTGGAGCGTTCGTCGCGGGGTCAGGACTCGATCGACCTGCCGTCGGGCAAGCGGATCAAGCGCGTGGTGATGACCGGCTTCGACCCCTTCACGCTCGATCGCGACATCCGAATCAGCAACCCCTCGGGGGCGAGCGCACTGGCCCTGGACGGAACGCTGATCCAGACGGCGGCCGGCCCGGCCCGGATCGAGACGGCGATCTTCCCGGTGCGCTGGCAGGACTTCGCTGACGGCTCGGTGGAGCGCACGCTCCGCGCGCAGTTGCCGAAGGCGGACCTCTTCACGACGGTGAGCCAGGGGCGGGTGGGCCGGTTCGACATCGAGCGGACCAACGGCGCCTGGCGGGGCGGTTTCCCGGACAACCTCAATGTCTCGCGGACCGAGACGGTGCCCGTGGCCGACCCGTCGTCGCAACCGCAGTGGACTTCGACGACCCTGCCCCACGCCCGGATCGTGGCGAGCCCCACCGGCCGCTTCCCGGTGTACGACAACCGGGCGGTGACGGAGATTCCCGCCGGCTCCACCACGGCGGTCGTCGCACCGAACGGCCCCACGCCCGGTTCCACGGCCCGGGCCGGCGGTGGCGGTGACTACCTGTCCAATGAGATCGCCTACCGGGCGACCCTGCTGCGCGACCGGCTGGGGCTGACGAACGCGGGAGGTCATGTGCACACCCCGGTCCTCCAGTTCGGCCCGGGCAACAGCGCCGAGGTCACGGACCCGGTCTTCGTGCAGAACCGGTTGGACATCATCGCCCAGGTGCGGGCGATCATCCAGGTCGCGGCCCAGCCGTAG
- a CDS encoding carbon-nitrogen hydrolase family protein: MKLASAQFTPVPGDVAGNLETIRGLIVQAAGEGARLVVLPELAVTGYALELIARDPGSWLTEDDPRLEAIREACRATSTAVVVNAVVRTAGELPGITSLVIGPDGALLARYDKRHLHGEEHELFAPGVADGRFTLDGVRFAMAVCYDNRFPEIAERAGADGCRVYVASSVLEEGNDSFETVYPVRARTNGLFVVLANQTGPSDIGDCPGLSSIWGPDGTLLATAGRSVRSLAIAEAAVEGATSG, translated from the coding sequence ATGAAATTGGCATCGGCGCAGTTCACCCCCGTACCCGGTGATGTTGCGGGCAATCTGGAGACCATCCGTGGGCTGATCGTCCAGGCGGCCGGGGAGGGCGCCCGGCTCGTCGTCCTGCCCGAACTGGCGGTGACGGGATATGCGCTGGAGCTGATCGCCCGGGATCCCGGCAGTTGGCTTACCGAGGACGATCCACGGCTGGAGGCGATCCGGGAGGCGTGCCGGGCGACGTCGACCGCCGTGGTGGTGAACGCCGTGGTCCGTACGGCCGGTGAGCTGCCGGGCATCACCTCGCTGGTGATCGGGCCGGACGGCGCCCTGCTGGCCCGCTACGACAAGCGTCATCTCCACGGCGAGGAACATGAACTGTTCGCACCGGGCGTTGCGGACGGGCGGTTCACCCTCGATGGGGTCCGCTTCGCGATGGCGGTCTGCTACGACAACCGGTTCCCGGAGATCGCGGAGCGGGCCGGGGCGGACGGCTGTCGGGTGTACGTGGCGAGTTCGGTGCTGGAGGAGGGCAACGACTCATTCGAGACCGTCTATCCGGTGCGCGCCCGCACGAACGGGCTGTTCGTGGTGCTCGCCAACCAGACGGGACCGAGCGACATCGGTGACTGCCCGGGACTCAGCTCCATCTGGGGGCCGGACGGCACCCTGCTGGCGACGGCGGGGCGGTCCGTGCGGTCCCTGGCGATCGCCGAAGCGGCCGTCGAAGGGGCCACCAGCGGCTAG
- a CDS encoding EI24 domain-containing protein, translating into MRDFGVGFSYLMKGQRWVGTHGRWFGLGLLPGLLTFLLYVGALIGLAYGADDLVGWATPFADDWTSPWQGLFRGFLTGLLFVLGLFLSVITFTAVTLLVGQPFYESLSEEVDRTEGGEVPESGLPLWRELWISARDSLRILARVACYGVILFALGFIPVVGQTVVPVIGFCVTGYFLAEELTAVALQRRGVELKERLQLLRGHRMMTIGFGLPLALAFIVPFVAVFLMPGAVAGATLMVRRLEGAEDGVGGVDGVGESTDGAPDSLAGTWPQPPGHGSDMTY; encoded by the coding sequence ATGCGCGATTTCGGGGTGGGTTTCAGCTACTTGATGAAGGGCCAGCGGTGGGTCGGTACCCACGGCCGCTGGTTCGGACTCGGTCTGCTGCCAGGCTTGTTGACGTTTCTGCTGTACGTGGGCGCCCTCATCGGGCTCGCCTACGGAGCCGATGACCTGGTCGGCTGGGCGACCCCTTTCGCCGATGACTGGACGTCACCCTGGCAGGGGCTGTTCCGTGGATTCCTGACCGGACTTCTTTTCGTCCTCGGGCTCTTCCTGTCGGTGATCACCTTCACCGCGGTCACCCTGCTGGTCGGTCAGCCGTTCTACGAATCGCTCTCCGAAGAGGTCGACCGGACCGAGGGTGGCGAGGTGCCGGAGTCCGGTCTGCCGCTCTGGCGCGAACTGTGGATCTCCGCCCGTGACTCGCTGCGGATCCTGGCGCGGGTCGCCTGCTACGGCGTGATCCTCTTCGCCCTGGGCTTCATCCCGGTCGTCGGACAGACCGTCGTCCCCGTCATCGGTTTCTGTGTGACGGGCTACTTCCTCGCCGAGGAGCTCACGGCGGTCGCGCTCCAGCGCAGGGGCGTCGAGCTCAAGGAACGCCTCCAACTGCTGCGCGGCCACCGGATGATGACCATCGGGTTCGGCCTCCCTCTGGCGCTGGCGTTCATCGTGCCCTTCGTGGCCGTCTTCCTGATGCCCGGAGCGGTCGCCGGAGCGACGCTGATGGTACGCAGACTGGAGGGCGCCGAGGATGGTGTGGGCGGCGTGGATGGTGTGGGCGAGTCCACTGATGGAGCACCGGACAGCCTCGCCGGCACCTGGCCGCAGCCTCCCGGCCATGGGTCCGATATGACGTACTGA
- a CDS encoding M14 family zinc carboxypeptidase, translated as MGISRPVLVATAALATAVLLAPVSATAAPTAPKPSDDRHPLRDRGGSDSTLSPLATFGKSRVSPEALGQKHPSFHKENAYPRRTALKAPATNPADKSIKLGLIPYHSIAPKLNDLQRLSNRISVELAGKSAAGHDLYLVTVTEPESSREVRDQERMREQIENSPASAARDRKIKSSYKTPIFINNNIHGNEWEGTDAALKLIEELAKAKDSKTAGLLAKNRIYLNVTANPDGRIAGTRPNSNGFDLNRDFITASQPETRAIRQIAIDKQPAVMLDLHGYVNGTLIEPTTPPHGENYEYDLFLKNSYANALGMEKAVNGLGYTAEKDGVLPAEIPFRDQAEGWDDWPPIFTPQYMPFQGAVASHTIEFPMRVNNASYESLPVEELRRRSAINTDIAGAVMRSTLDYTQANRSSVIADQIETFRRGAAGEAQRPISSETVPGVPGIGPEDVYTTTFPRAYVIPTGRDQRSSVAAGRLVDHLIANDIRVERALLPFKLAGKVHPAGSYVVDMRQPKRGIANVILAEGRDISPDVSAMYDISGWSLGLLWGATVHKATSGDLRVISRSVNSAGPTGYVAPFGDLKLRLDDPKELAAVNALLAQGVSVRRTADGAAIVPASARKAAYTQASRLGVSFNATWDRGVAPLKRTKVAASVTAGELFALREMGFDVVPVSTAILNAGYDWKGTDALIVSTGLSFATLNPAAREAFAASGVSVVGRGAGGANFNAGAGLIPVTAVAGNGDANGVVKVSNAGGAITGGAPEHTFVYSPLWFTGLGSGVRADQTYGTGNPLVSGHWRTTSSGTGGPTDAAGKASIVSGTSAAGAPVVLFGTEPMFRDHPKGVFAQVGRALLTR; from the coding sequence ATGGGCATTTCCAGACCCGTCCTGGTCGCCACGGCAGCGCTGGCCACTGCAGTCCTGCTCGCGCCCGTTTCCGCCACCGCCGCTCCCACGGCACCGAAGCCGTCTGACGACCGACATCCGCTTCGGGACCGCGGAGGAAGCGATTCCACGCTCTCCCCGCTCGCGACGTTCGGCAAGTCCCGGGTTTCCCCGGAGGCGCTGGGGCAAAAGCACCCCTCGTTCCACAAGGAAAACGCCTATCCCCGACGCACCGCCCTGAAGGCACCGGCCACCAACCCGGCGGACAAGTCCATCAAGCTCGGGTTGATCCCCTACCACTCGATCGCGCCGAAGCTGAACGACCTGCAAAGGCTCAGCAACCGGATCAGCGTGGAGTTGGCGGGCAAGTCGGCCGCCGGTCACGACCTGTACCTCGTGACGGTCACCGAGCCGGAGAGCTCCCGCGAGGTCCGTGACCAGGAGCGGATGCGCGAGCAGATAGAGAACTCCCCGGCGTCCGCGGCCCGGGACCGGAAGATCAAGTCCTCGTACAAGACCCCGATCTTCATCAACAACAACATCCACGGCAACGAGTGGGAGGGCACGGACGCGGCCCTCAAGCTGATCGAGGAACTCGCCAAGGCCAAGGACTCCAAGACGGCCGGCCTGCTGGCGAAGAACCGCATCTACCTCAATGTGACCGCCAACCCCGACGGTCGCATAGCGGGCACGCGCCCCAACTCCAACGGCTTCGACCTCAACCGTGACTTCATCACGGCGTCCCAGCCCGAGACGCGCGCCATCCGGCAGATCGCGATCGACAAGCAGCCCGCGGTCATGCTCGACCTGCACGGCTACGTCAACGGCACGCTGATCGAGCCGACGACCCCGCCGCACGGTGAGAACTACGAGTACGACCTGTTCCTGAAGAACTCCTACGCCAACGCCCTCGGCATGGAGAAGGCCGTCAACGGCCTCGGGTACACCGCGGAGAAGGACGGCGTGCTGCCCGCCGAGATCCCGTTCCGGGACCAGGCGGAGGGCTGGGACGACTGGCCTCCCATCTTCACCCCGCAGTACATGCCGTTCCAGGGCGCGGTCGCCTCGCACACCATCGAGTTCCCGATGCGGGTCAACAACGCCTCGTACGAGTCGCTGCCGGTGGAGGAGTTGCGTCGGCGCTCCGCCATCAACACCGACATCGCCGGTGCCGTGATGCGGTCGACCCTGGACTACACCCAGGCCAACCGCTCCTCGGTGATCGCCGACCAGATCGAGACCTTCCGACGCGGCGCGGCCGGTGAGGCACAGCGTCCGATCTCCTCGGAGACCGTGCCGGGCGTGCCCGGGATCGGTCCGGAGGACGTCTACACGACCACCTTCCCGCGGGCGTACGTCATTCCGACCGGGCGGGACCAGCGCAGCTCAGTGGCCGCGGGCCGTCTGGTGGACCATCTGATCGCCAACGACATCCGGGTCGAGCGGGCGTTGCTGCCGTTCAAGCTGGCGGGCAAGGTGCACCCGGCGGGTTCGTACGTCGTGGACATGCGTCAGCCCAAGCGTGGCATCGCCAATGTGATCCTCGCCGAGGGCCGCGACATCAGCCCCGATGTGTCGGCGATGTACGACATCTCGGGCTGGAGCCTCGGACTGCTGTGGGGCGCGACCGTCCACAAGGCCACGAGCGGTGACCTCCGGGTGATCAGCCGTTCCGTGAACTCGGCGGGTCCGACCGGCTACGTCGCCCCGTTCGGCGACCTGAAGCTGCGTCTGGACGACCCGAAGGAGCTGGCCGCGGTCAACGCGCTGCTGGCCCAGGGCGTCTCGGTCCGGCGTACGGCCGACGGTGCGGCGATCGTGCCGGCGTCGGCGCGCAAGGCCGCCTACACCCAGGCATCGCGTCTCGGAGTGTCCTTCAATGCGACGTGGGACCGTGGGGTCGCGCCGCTGAAGCGGACCAAGGTGGCCGCTTCGGTGACCGCGGGCGAACTGTTCGCCCTGCGGGAGATGGGCTTCGACGTGGTCCCGGTCTCGACGGCGATCCTCAACGCCGGCTACGACTGGAAGGGCACGGACGCGCTGATCGTCTCGACCGGTCTGAGCTTTGCGACCCTGAACCCCGCCGCGCGTGAGGCGTTCGCGGCAAGCGGTGTCTCGGTCGTGGGCCGGGGTGCCGGCGGTGCGAACTTCAACGCGGGCGCCGGGCTGATCCCGGTGACCGCGGTGGCGGGCAACGGCGACGCCAACGGCGTGGTGAAGGTGTCCAACGCGGGCGGCGCGATCACCGGTGGCGCTCCGGAGCACACCTTCGTCTACTCGCCGCTGTGGTTCACCGGCCTCGGCTCGGGCGTCCGGGCCGACCAGACGTACGGCACGGGCAACCCGCTGGTGTCGGGCCACTGGCGGACCACCAGCAGCGGCACGGGCGGACCGACCGACGCGGCGGGCAAGGCGTCGATCGTCAGCGGTACCTCGGCGGCTGGTGCGCCGGTGGTGCTGTTCGGTACGGAGCCGATGTTCCGCGACCACCCCAAGGGTGTGTTCGCACAGGTCGGACGGGCGCTGCTGACCCGCTGA
- a CDS encoding NADP-dependent oxidoreductase — protein sequence MSALPTTSREWHLVARPHGWPTTDDVALREVAVSAPGEGRVLVRNRYFSVDPYMRGRMNDVKSYVPPFELDRPMEGGAVGEVIASAAEGFAVGDHVLHGLGWREYAEVPAAQATKVSADLAPLSAYLGVLGMTGLTAYAGLFKVASFVEGDTVFVSGAAGAVGSQVGQLARIKGASRVIGSAGSAEKVRLLTEEYGFDAAFNYKDGPVAEQLAKAAPDGIDVYFDNVGGDHLEAAISSFNLHGRAAICGMISLYNSTEPSPAPRNLPLIIGKRLRLEGMLVWDHVDLQPQFVQDVAGWLASGELKYRETVVDGIENGFDAFIGLLRGDNTGKMVVALDH from the coding sequence ATGTCCGCACTTCCCACGACCAGTCGTGAATGGCACCTCGTCGCCCGCCCCCACGGCTGGCCGACGACCGATGACGTCGCCCTGCGCGAGGTGGCCGTATCCGCACCGGGCGAAGGACGTGTCCTCGTGCGCAATCGCTACTTCAGCGTCGACCCCTACATGCGCGGCCGGATGAACGACGTGAAGTCCTATGTGCCGCCCTTCGAGCTGGACCGGCCCATGGAGGGCGGCGCGGTCGGTGAGGTCATCGCCTCCGCCGCGGAAGGGTTCGCGGTCGGCGACCACGTCCTGCACGGCCTCGGCTGGCGTGAATACGCCGAGGTGCCCGCCGCCCAGGCCACCAAGGTCAGCGCCGACCTCGCCCCGCTCTCCGCCTACCTCGGCGTCCTCGGCATGACCGGCCTGACCGCCTACGCCGGCCTGTTCAAGGTCGCCTCCTTCGTCGAGGGCGACACGGTCTTCGTCTCCGGTGCGGCCGGCGCGGTCGGCAGCCAGGTCGGCCAACTGGCCCGTATCAAGGGTGCGTCCCGGGTGATCGGCTCGGCCGGCTCCGCCGAGAAGGTCCGGCTGCTCACCGAGGAGTACGGCTTCGACGCGGCCTTCAACTACAAGGACGGGCCGGTCGCCGAACAGCTCGCGAAGGCCGCCCCCGACGGCATCGACGTCTACTTCGACAATGTGGGCGGCGACCACCTCGAAGCGGCCATCTCCTCGTTCAACCTCCACGGGCGCGCCGCTATCTGCGGAATGATCTCCCTCTACAACAGCACCGAGCCGTCGCCCGCGCCGCGCAACCTCCCGCTGATCATCGGCAAGCGGCTGCGCCTCGAAGGCATGTTGGTGTGGGACCACGTCGACCTTCAGCCGCAGTTCGTCCAGGATGTGGCCGGATGGCTGGCGTCCGGGGAGCTGAAGTACCGCGAGACCGTCGTCGACGGGATCGAGAACGGCTTCGACGCCTTCATCGGACTCCTGCGCGGCGACAACACCGGCAAGATGGTCGTCGCGCTCGACCACTGA
- a CDS encoding MarR family winged helix-turn-helix transcriptional regulator, which produces MASPRSDPLTREVVDLIGAVVARYHAEYEQAAAEQALTAAQAKVLGLLTAEALPMRRIAEKLTCEPSNVTGIVDRLEARGLVERRADPQDRRVKLAAPTEEGASTAGRLRDSLEFAREPLAQLSPEERRVLRDLLKRMLGDGPG; this is translated from the coding sequence ATGGCCTCACCGCGCAGTGACCCCTTGACCCGCGAAGTCGTCGACCTGATCGGCGCCGTCGTGGCCCGCTACCACGCGGAGTACGAACAGGCTGCGGCCGAACAGGCCCTCACCGCGGCCCAGGCCAAGGTGCTGGGACTACTCACGGCCGAAGCGCTGCCCATGCGCCGGATAGCGGAGAAGCTCACCTGCGAGCCGTCGAACGTGACCGGGATCGTGGACCGGCTGGAGGCCCGCGGCCTCGTCGAGCGGCGGGCTGATCCGCAGGACCGCAGGGTCAAGCTGGCCGCGCCCACCGAGGAGGGCGCCAGCACGGCGGGGCGGCTCCGGGATTCGCTGGAGTTCGCCCGCGAGCCCCTGGCGCAGCTGTCGCCCGAAGAGCGTCGGGTGCTGCGGGATCTCCTCAAGCGCATGCTGGGCGACGGGCCGGGCTGA
- a CDS encoding alkene reductase, translating to MTNTAPSPLLVPYTSGSLILPNRLVMAPMTRFRAHEDGTPLPVVADYYAQRAEAGLLITEGIWPHRRGQSGWRLPGLETEANIAGWRAVTEAVHARGGRIFAQLMHGGRQGHPRSRLLGDIPAGPSAVPVPGPVHVKDGKAEAPVPREMTAADIRTAINDHATAARNALRAGFDGVEIHGANSYLTHQFLADNTNLRTDGYGRDKTRFAVELVTAVAEAIGAHRLGLRLSPGNPQFGMSEHAPAPVYRSLLNALAPLGLAYLHLTDNDDYPALADLRPRWNGTLIANVGENHAPTTQHQGEQALTQGHADLISYGRAFLTHPDLPARIAANDPLATPIDMEHLYTHGAQGYTDYPTLDEQRARQLTAAAPQ from the coding sequence ATGACAAACACAGCCCCTTCTCCCCTCCTCGTCCCCTACACCTCCGGCAGCCTCATCCTCCCCAACCGTCTCGTCATGGCCCCCATGACCCGGTTCCGCGCACACGAGGATGGAACACCGCTCCCCGTCGTCGCGGACTACTACGCGCAGCGTGCGGAGGCCGGGCTTCTCATCACCGAGGGCATCTGGCCGCACCGCAGGGGACAGAGCGGCTGGCGCCTCCCGGGGCTTGAGACCGAGGCCAACATCGCCGGCTGGCGCGCGGTGACCGAGGCGGTGCACGCACGCGGCGGGCGGATCTTCGCTCAGCTCATGCACGGCGGACGCCAGGGGCACCCCCGCTCACGGCTGCTCGGCGACATCCCGGCAGGGCCGTCCGCTGTTCCGGTCCCCGGCCCTGTGCACGTCAAGGACGGCAAGGCCGAGGCGCCAGTACCACGTGAGATGACGGCGGCCGATATCCGTACCGCAATCAACGATCACGCGACCGCCGCGCGAAACGCCCTGCGGGCAGGCTTCGACGGTGTGGAGATCCACGGCGCCAACAGCTACCTGACCCACCAGTTCCTCGCCGACAACACCAACCTCCGCACCGACGGCTATGGGCGCGACAAGACCCGGTTCGCCGTCGAACTGGTCACCGCAGTCGCCGAGGCCATCGGAGCGCACCGGCTCGGGCTCCGCCTCTCACCCGGCAACCCCCAGTTCGGCATGTCCGAGCACGCACCAGCCCCCGTGTACCGCTCGCTGCTCAACGCGCTGGCCCCGCTCGGCCTGGCCTACCTCCACCTCACCGACAACGACGACTACCCGGCCCTGGCAGATCTGAGACCGCGCTGGAACGGCACACTCATCGCCAACGTCGGCGAGAACCACGCGCCCACCACCCAACACCAGGGAGAACAGGCGCTCACGCAAGGCCACGCGGACCTCATCTCCTACGGACGCGCGTTCCTCACTCACCCCGACCTGCCCGCGCGCATCGCCGCGAACGACCCGCTCGCCACACCGATTGACATGGAGCACCTCTACACACACGGCGCACAGGGCTACACCGACTACCCGACGCTGGACGAGCAGCGCGCGAGGCAGCTCACCGCCGCAGCGCCACAGTGA
- a CDS encoding MerR family transcriptional regulator, with protein sequence MKIGELSQRTGVSVRSLRYYEEKGILASERTSGGHRDYQEAAVDRVILIQQLLAAGLSGDKIASLLPCMRDHDGGPAETATPWLVDQLEAERSRIDRSIEDLRYTREVLDEVIATAAG encoded by the coding sequence ATGAAGATCGGCGAGCTATCCCAGCGTACGGGCGTGAGCGTGCGCTCCCTCCGTTACTACGAGGAGAAGGGCATCCTTGCCTCCGAGCGCACGAGCGGAGGGCACCGGGACTACCAGGAGGCAGCCGTCGACCGTGTGATCCTCATCCAGCAGTTGCTGGCCGCTGGGCTGAGCGGCGACAAGATTGCGAGCCTCCTTCCCTGCATGCGCGACCACGATGGGGGCCCGGCGGAGACGGCAACTCCCTGGCTGGTCGACCAGTTGGAGGCAGAGCGCAGCCGGATCGACCGCTCGATCGAGGACCTGCGTTACACGCGCGAAGTCCTGGACGAGGTCATCGCGACGGCGGCGGGCTGA